cccaaaatggcaactaaacATTCAATTTTTGTGCTTACTTGAGTTTCTGACACTGTTCACAGCAAAGAATTGGAAAGAATGTGTGGACCCTTTTATAAGAGTTTCTAATGTATTGCAGTGATTGGTATCTGAGTTCACAAACAAGGGTATTATCATCTGTTCcagaagggaaagaagagggaAACAGGGAAGCTTCTGTGTTACATTTTttgctgtgtgtatatatatatatatatatatatatatatataaacaatatcTAAAAAACCCAGAAACCAGGCCTACTGGTTTCACTGGGGCCTTCTGATTGCAACCTAACTGCTTTGTCGTGGGTGCAGTGCCTATACGAtttcagctcagaatagtgattcagcatgctagcaaggatatgctaggagtcaagtctaacaagaacaatctcctttattgcagtaggaacttgactgactggagggaaagggtgagctccttttatactctcaggaacaggagttggggaaaggatacattcagattttggcgggacccaaTCGGAGTAAGGATTCAAATTGCGCTAataagttaaccaatagcaactgtcaccacaCCTTTTTGAATcaccctggagcgggaaaggtagttacaaaACTAGCAGTGAAACTCATGTACAcatattaaaccaatacataacactaaCTAAACAAATTAGCTTTTGGTTTTGTTCAATTAGGATCCTCCGTTTGCATTTGGTGCATATTCTTACAGTCACATAGCCTTGTGTATTTGTTCTACCAAACAATTCATTGTTTTCTAAAAGTTTTCATGCTATAATAAATATATTGACACTCTTCCCTGCTAGTGGCACACTACCAATAATAATCAAAATTTGGGGGTTGGGTTTTTGattacaggcacacacacacacacacacacaccgcatttacacaggggttatgttctgagCAGGGGGGGTGGGAgcgcaatcccggtggggtgccatcacagctgcccGCCCGTGCTAggtgccccacccccacaggCAGTGGACCCTGTCCCCAGAACACGCCTCACGCCCCTTTGGGTGGTGCACCATGCCCCTGGGACGCACGCCAGCCCCACCccagcctgctctccgcccccagtgccggagcataaAGCTCCGCCATTGGTTCTGAGGCATTGCATGCATCAGTGAAgtcgaaaaaaatcgtaagtcgaagcaaccctatctaaaaatttgtaagtagaaaaaatcctatctaaacagcatccaagatggcggacggagctccattcgtaagtagaaacattcataagtcgagtcattcataagtagaggtaccactgtatttgaaacaccattgaagaAGCCTGCAAACAGCCTACCCCTTTATGTGACATTTTGTGATGTTTtcgggtcacttccaggttcagcatGATGTGCATGTGCGACAGTTGCGCACATATTGAATGCACATAAATACGGGGTTGCCTGTAATTCCATTTCTGTCCCCAGGGGTTGACGTTAATGTCACTCTTTAATATATGATCTTTGATATTCCAGTGCTTTGGAAAGACTTTTCTTCTATAATGTTAAAACAGGAGTGGGCAGATCTCAGGACTGCCAAACTGTTTATCAGGAGTTGAAAAGAGAAGAACAAACCTGTTTCTGCCTGTTGCCGCAAATTCACTATTCTATGTTGAGTGTCACAACCAATAGCCTTTTGATTACAGGCAAGAGAAAAATGTGGAAGAAGAAAACTTAAAGTATGACTTTGAAATAGATTTGCACAAGTTATTGCAGTTTGTGGGGTGTTCTTTGTACACACACAAGATTGCCTTTATTATACCTTACAGGAAAATGGACGGTGCATCACAAAACTGGAAAACATGGGTTTTCGAGTAGGACAGGGATTAATAGAAAGGTGAGTGGCATGTTTAGCCTCTCTCTTGACCCATTATTTTCCTTCAGAGTTGCAAATATTCCAGCAGGTTTCCTGATGTCGTTATATCATGTGTAAATTCAGTATATATCATAAGACGCAGAAATTCCCTAAGGGATGTTGCTTTTAAAGATGCCCCACAAAACTTTAGTGGCTGCAACATGATGGAAAATCAAGGGAATTCAGTGGCGCTGCCTTGTACTAAGTGGAAGTGTTTTTTCTGTGCAAGACCTTTCTTGTGCCAAGATTTGTAATAATTATAAAGTTGTAGTTTCAAGTCATGGTGGGATGGAGGAATTTGTTTTATAGATTGACCACCTTTTCGTCtatattgtttctgtttttaacttacattaggtttggggtttttaatttttggaaGTCACTTCGAAATTTTTGTGGCAAGCTAGCtcataaattgaataaatcattGGCATAATTAGAAACTGGAAATCTGCCTTATATCAGGTCAGATAACTTGTCCTTCTAGTCCAATATTGTGTACTCAGACTGGCAGTTACTCTTTGGGGCCTCAGGGTCATTCCGATCATTTTTTACTTAATCTGTTCTTTAAActgcaggtgccagggattgaaactggcaCCTTTTATTCTGCTAATGATTTATGCCCCTTCACCGCTTCACATGCATGAAGCTAATGCCACTACTTTTAATTGCTTTCTCTTAGGTTTACAAAAGATACTGCCAGATTCAAAGATGAACTGGATATAATGAAGTTTATCTGCAAAGATTTTTGGACTACTGTATTCAAAAAGCAAATTGATAACCTCAGGACCAACCATCAGGTATTGTAAGAAACTGAACTTGTAGAGTTGTCAGTCATGTTGCATATCAGTGCCAAGTGGGCAGAGAAGAAATTATACATACAGTAGTTATACAAAGTACGTTAATATAAATTTGGATTCTGTGTGGAATTAAAACAATTGGGATCTGGTATAGCTCAGCTCTGTCAGCACAATTGTGCAATGAAGCATTTGTTTGGATTGTACTACAGATGGGGCTGTATGAATAAATAAGGTCTTCATATGTAGAAAGCAGTAAACCCTTTTGACCCTTATTGACACTCTAGTTTTCTTTCTGCCTGGTATTTTCATATATGATAATATTCAAATAGTATTTTTCCACTTGCAGTTTAAAGTAAGCAAGGACTGCACCACATATTTTTCTGATTCTAATTAGGTTCTTATTTCAGAATAATTTTGTTAGCATCACATGCCAGCCACCTTGTGTTGTAAAGAGAATTCCACAAGGGTAGCATGTGTAGCTAAATAATAGATTTATTCTATGGTGTTCCTtcaattttgtttttgctgtttttcttgtTGTTAATATTGTACACTGTATTGGAAAAAAATATCTTGAAAGGCAGGATTTGAAAGGATGAATGAATAACAtgcatacataataaaacaatacagctAGTAACCATATTTGCACAGATGTTAACTTCCTGGGGAGAAAGATGTGTGCCATTAACCCAGCCTTTCTTTCAAAGTGACTGGTTGGGATGATTGCAGTTTAATTGACTGGACTGCATTTGGTAGGAAAATAAAGTATACTGCATGTGGTTGCATGTACTCTGTAACTAGCTTTTTCCATGTATATTACCTAGCGGGGTTACAACAATAAATGTTGCATGAATAGTcaaggaaaaggcaggatataaatataactcTTATTCATTTTTTGCAGGGCATCTATGTACTACAGGACAACAAGTTCCGTCTCCTGACTCAGATGTCTGCTGGAAAACAGTATTTGGAGCACGCTCCTAAGGCTTGTATATTTAACTATATCTTACgtagttgtagttacaggtaggtagccgtgttggtctgacgtagtcgaaacaaaataaaaaaattccttccagcagcaccttagagaccaactaatatCAAGGTAGATGGGCATAATATattgtgagctttcgtgtgcatgcgcacttcttcagatacgtagtTCATAAGAGCACCTTCAAAACCAGGTTTCTTCATGGAGTTGCAATATATTCCTTATATGCATGGGGCAGGGGAGAGCAGCAGGAGTGGTCTTGCAATGGTGTTATCTTCTCCATGCACTTGATGTTCACAGTTGTACTTTATACTGTCATCTATTTATTCCGTGTCAATATGGATTTTTGCAAGTTTgacagataaatgttggaggggaagCAAACTCTTTTATAGCAGTATTCTATCAGTTGATTGCATTCTAGCTGTCAGATCCACATGTGTGCATGCTAGTATTAAAGAAGTAGTCTCAAgagttttttgtttagtttttttttactATGTCCCCTCTTTCCCCACTTCCTGCATGGAAATGTCTTCAAGCTGCTCTAAACAGGGTTACACTCCTTAAAGAATGAAATTGAGGGCTGATCCTGGTTTTTTTCACTGGAGGGAGAGCCAAGTggccaaaataataaatattttttttgttatttataccctgcccatctggctgggttcccccagccactctgggcggcttacagcacataaaaaaaatagtaaaacattttgtttagtcgtttagtcgtgtccaactcttcgtgaccccatggaccatagcacgccaggcactcctgtcttccactgcctcccgcagtttggtcaaactcatgtttgtagctttgagaacactgtccaaccatctcatcctctgtcatccccttctccttgtgccctcaatctttcccagcatcagggtcttttccagggattcttctcttctcatgaggtggccaaagtattggagcctcagcttcaggatctgtccttccagtgagcactcagggctgatttccttcagaatggataggtttgatcttcttgcagtccatgggactctcaagagtctcctccagcaccataattcagtaAAACATTAGACACCAAAAAAatcctgatacagggttgccttcaggtgcctCCATGACATTTTTCCCTTTCCACCAGCTACAATTGGCGCACCAGTTGCACCCCTTCCTGGACGAAGAGCCTGGCCACAGTTAATCCAtgttctggtaacttccagaaTAGATGATTGCATTGCATAAAGAGGCCTCCTCTTTGAAAACAGTGTTGAATTTTAAATTCCTCGGCACAAGTTTAAAGAACTTTCAACAATGTAATCCAATAATTATATAAATTGTCAGAATGATGTTTTGTTTGACTTAACGTATGGGTCTTTCCCCCCACAGTACTTGGCATTTACTTGTGGATTAATTAGAGGCGCTTTATCAAACTTGGGAATAAAGAGCATCGTGACAGCTGAGGTTTCAACAATGCCTGCATGTAAGTACTCTTCTTCTTGGCGAAGTATGGGTGCAAATTGTCTCTTCCACTTAATATAAAGTCGGTGAGACAAATGACCGATTTTTAGCAAATATGAGATGGTTGCTCTTAAAATAGCTTGTTGTAGCCAAGCTTGGCCAATGATATTTTGCAGTCCCACTGCTCCCAATTCATTCCAGGaacgctgctggtgctgccccccccccccgctgcacctGTGAGCAGTAGCCTAGTATTGAATAGGGAGGGTAGGACACAGGGCAATCACAAACCCTATCTTCCAACACCTCACTGTTGCCCCCTGCCTAATGATAAAGCCAGCCTTGGGTATAGGttgcaaaaatgtataggggGCTTAAGTAGGGTGAAATGTGTTGGGTGGTGGATTAGCTGTTTTACGAATTTCTAGCCAGAAACCTGCATGCCTAACTGGATACAGActttgctctagatcaggcatccccaaacttccccccccagatgttttggactacaattcccatcatccctgaccactggtcctcttagctagggatgatgggagttgtaggccaaaacatctggagggccgcagtttgaggatgcctgctctagattcaTGGGCATTTCCAAGCCCTAACACACAGATGTCACACTAAATTGCTTGGTTTTTTCCTCTGTGTGTCAAGTCAAGCCAGTGGCTGAAGAGAGGCATGCCAGGAGAGGCCTTCGATCCATTGGATCCCAAGCCATCTCATTCTTCCAACAAGGGAGaaatattatataaattatatggCTCTATGGTGGAGTTATTTTACCTCACACTGTTTTTTTTTGAAGAAGCAAAATGGAGGAAAGGCAAAAAGCCACCCTGGCCAGCATGAGCCCAGCAAGACTTTAGGAGGTGGCAGTTCTGTAGGATTTCTCTGTAAGACTGTAATTCTAAATCCACTTATAGGGAAGGaaaccccattgaacacagtgggatttacttctgaggaaacatgcataggattttggCGTTGTATCTTCAAACATGTCTGAAATAAATGGTGGTGGTAACTTGTAACTAGCTACTCAGCCGGAGGCCCAGGGTGAAACATGGATTTCAGTTCTGTACCTACTTAAGTGGGAGTAAGGCTTACAGAACTCAATAGGACACATCTGAGTAGAAACCTGATTGCACTGTTAAAcggtaattgtttttttaaaatattaaatctAGCTAACAATCAGGGTagggaactggatccagccagTGGGGTGAATCTCGATCTTCGCCGCAAACCTATGGTTAACCTTCGACAGGTTGGCAGATGGttacccacctgtcagtcacctgatgtcaccaTGACATCAGATGGAGCATTTTGCTTTGCCTGCAAAATAGGGGTGAAGGAAGTATTTCCTGGACAGTGTTGCTGTACTGCTCAGCTGGTCTGCACTTACAGCTAGCTCTGTTTTGGGATTGGCTGCATTGGTGCTGACAGGAAGCCTCGCTTGTCAAAGAACAATTGGGAGCACACAattggaactcccccccccacccaaatgcTTAATTTGGCTTGTGGACCAGAGGTTCCACATCCTTGACTTACTGTTATTGGAGGATATAATAAAGTACATGTACCAGTAACCATACTGCTTTTAACTACATGAACAGTTGTTTCTTATATGTTATGataactttctttctttacagGCAAATTTCAGGTGATGATACAGAAGATATAACACATGTACAGAACCAGCTTCCTGCCTTGTAAAATGacaaataaaatgtatattttatttatatccgtAGTTTATTGAAGCTGTCCTATATTGTGTAAAATGCCATATAGTTTAAAACACAAATTTTCAAGTATGACCAATAGCCAGTGTCTGCTGTATAtcttgctttttgtgtgtgtgtagtcacTTAAGTTACTGTGTGTTTCAAGGAAGATGAAGCTTACAAGTTTGTAAAGATGAAATGGAAACCTTGATTAAATTTCAAGCTCTAATATCTGGTTAGTTTTGCAGTACTTTGATTTAGCAATGTAAAATTTGTTCCAAACATTGATCTAGAAGTGGGTTTGACAAGATCTGTGGATATATAATAGGGCAACCAGCTATTATCTGAACTGGGGCTATGTTGTTTAATTGAATAATTAGAATGATTAATTAGATGACAgacttttatatttgtttttaatgcaaatacTTCTAAAAACTGCAGATGATCAGGCCAATCTTTGGAAaggcatttttatatttttataggaGGGACTGCCTTTTAAGATAACAATGTGTTAAAACAGGCCTAAACTAAAAGCATAAATTGTATCCAGACAAAATTAGTCATGGTTTAGTCCCATTAGACTCATTGGGATACGTTAGCCATGCCCAAGAAGTCCCATCAAGACTCATGACTACCTTAAGTCTGAAACTCTGAAACCAACCCTTTGCATGATCAAAACATGTTTTCCCCATCAACAATTTTAAATTCATAGCTTAATGGGCGAACTCATGATTAAATGACTGAAATACCTTAGTCAGGTTGCATCCCTCATTTAACCGGCTTCCCCCTTCACAGCTTTTGAGATACTAAAGAAATATTGTTGTATGTAATGGgattgaactagatcaggcatccccaaacttcggccctccagttttCCAGGTGGGAATAGATTATATTGAAATAGTTCCATACTCCTCTTATGGCTTTAAAGGTGGTGACCAGCACTTGGAATTCAGCCTGGATGTTCTCAAGGCCCAGCCCTGCTCGGCACTCTCCCTGCAACATTTTGCACAAGCTGAATTTCCAGATGCTTTCAAAGGCATGCCCAGGTGGAGCACAttacagtacttcagtcttgtgcTAAGTGAAGTATGTGTCACCACGGCAGGACCTGGAGAGCACCACGTTGGTTACTGCTGATCTATGTGTTAGCTGCATGAGGAAAGGTCTTGGAGCACTTCTGAATGAGTTGCAGTAATTGCTTTCAAGAATAAGAAGCTATGAATAACAGCTAGGTATGAAGAGGAAGGCAAATTCCTAATGAACTTTCCACCAAATACAGACTGGCACAGATCaagtttgaaaaaagaaaatacaagtaGAATATATCTAAGCTAAATCTCTGCatagaatgttatttttattttactattcctAGTATAGAAGGGGGATTCTGCTTGTGGGAAGCAGTGTGTGTTGGAGAGGCTTTCAGTATGTGTTTGAGAATGATCAATGCCAGCTAACTTACTAGCATCTACTAAAGCGGCTACGTCCATTTTATGAACTAAATTTGGCTATTTTAAGATGGCCTGAAGCATTGCAAAGGGCCAATACCAATACACTCACAAATTAAAACTCTTTTGAATAActttatttataaaaacatagtaTTATAAAAAATTTACACTACACTAGCCAGATTCAGTCCTGCAGGGTTTTCAATGACAGAATCAGTCTTGCTCCGTGGTGTAGCTTGAATAAGGAGGAGTTTGGCAAGCAAATGGGTCCTTCAGAAAGTGTTTAGGCACTGTGTTGGGTGACCTTTTCCATGCTGAGTTTTCCAGCCACACTTGCTAAAAAGACATTCCAACTATTCATTTTctacagaatcccccccccccccattcagggAGATCACACTGGAAGATGGGATATCTCTGCTGTTCTTCACTAGCTGATAACATTGGCTTGCATAGTGCCTTAGAAACAATGACATCCAATGCGTTTATGCTTTCAAGACATGTCAGGATGCTTCATCAGCCAGATCATGCTGGTCAAAATACCTATTGGGGAAAAGAATCCATAAAGGTTATACAAGTCGCTAAGGAAAGTCTACACAAAAACTTAAAATGTCAAAGAAAAGCAATACTTGGGTATCTCAAACTCCTTCAACTGAACACTGATGTACTAAATGAATGCAAAAACTATACCAATTTCAGTTGCTTCAAGAACAGAGGCCAGGGTGGTATGTGGCTCAGCTTCTCTTAAGGTTAATAATCCTGTGCATTTGTAGCCCctgctggcatgcagccccccaAAAGATTACCTCCAAGGGAATGTGAGTCTCAACAAGGTTCCTTAGCCCTGACTTACCGGTATAACAAAAAGGTCCCAAACAGGTTTTGCCCTGGTAGTGAATAAACTGCTTCAAGCTAAAACAACTTGAAGGAATCCTATTTAATTATGTTGTGATATTCATTCCCTCTGCCCCTACTTTGCAATACACTTTTGATAAGGAATCGGAACCTATTGATCCCTGATGAATAAGGAGGCATCCTCAAGCAATTCTGAGAAGTgacaggagagggagggggaaaccaggAGCAGACAAATTATAGCCTTTATGAAAAATAGTGTATGGTTCTTGTGGTCAGGGCATATTATAGCCTTCCAGAAGCCTCATCACTGGATTATAGGAATAGTGATGGCTGAACTTTGCCCCCTAAATCTTCATAAAGAATCTGAAACAGCCTAGAAGGCCACAAAACTACAGGACTTAAAAATCCAAAGCTTCTGTCAGACCATTGAGGATAACAGCTTTGAGTGACTCAAGCTTACAATCCTTAAATAGCCTTCTACAGAATTACAATTTCTCCTTTAGTGGCTTGCAGCTGTGACTATGCCATCATACCTGCCAACTAAACAAATTAACAAGTTCAGCGCAGACACTTTTTCATCATTCTTGTTTTCCTGcaacagaagaaaaatgaagTTAATGTAGTATGTTACAGCAAATGTCAACAACCCCGAACAGATTTGTGACTCAAAACACACTCCACTGAATGTGACAGTAATTTCTTATGTTATCAGCATTTGCTGTTATGCTTCTGAAAACAGGTGATTCACTAAATTCAGGCATTCACTAAATTAATTAAGAACTGTCAGCATTTTGGACAATCACTGTACCACCTAATACCCCAAATTCTCTTTTCtgccacactttgaattgtcatTTTTAGAATAtataaagaaacaaaatgaaaaaaaaatcctacaacCCAGATGGTTACAGGAAAAGGAAACTATGAACAATTAGCATAGATTATATATTCCACTATTACTTTTCTGCCACAATAATTTGTTGATTCAGCTTACTTCTAAGACTCTCACTTCAGAGCATCGTCTGGCCAACTGCCGAATGAGGGAGTGAGCCTCTGGCAACAATGGTTTTTCAAGACAGGCCAATAGTGCATAAAGCCATCTGCCCTAGAGAAATTCAACAAAAGTTGCAACCAGAATTTAACACTTAAGTAAAATAGTTATTGCTCATTTTATCAAAATACACCTTGATCTAAGGATTACCACTGTGAAAGATCCATAGCAACTCAGTCACCATAAAATAGATACATCTGGTTCTCTCAAGCCAAATTTAGCTTTCAGGCATCTCTTATCCAACCAAACTTGACACTGCCTTATTTACAAGGTTCTGAATTGTAAGAATAAATGTTTTTTCCTAATCAGTGCTATAATTGATTTCTGGTCAATTTTTAGAGACTACAATACCTATTTAGATTTTGGAGGAGGGCAGTTAGAGTATCGTTGTAAAAGGAGTATATACCTTCTTAAAAGATATGACACCTTGGAACGCTGAAAAGAGAGATACCAAAATATATACCTCTTTAGGAATGACATGTCTTTATGGCCATAATAGAGACTAAGGGAGGAATACACTGAATGTGTTCTGTCAGTTGAAggcctgtgcaaggacttctgcttgcataaCAGGGTTTCTGCCCTATCTCCTTCCTCTGTGCCCCCTGAAATTGGGTAGGATAGTGGTGGTGAGAACCCCTGAAAAGCACACAGGAAGAAGAGAGGATTGTCTCACCTGGCAAATCGAAATGTTTTCCCTGATTGAAAGATTACCTTAGCCGTGTgatgctgaattcctcccatggTTCTCCCAAATGTCAATAAAGTATTAAAAAGTTTAAGTTAAAAGAGATCCACAAAGTGACTAAGAAAGAGAtacatctacagtcataccttggttttcaaacagctaaGTTCTGAAACGTTTTGGCTCcggaacgctgcaaacccggaagtgactgttccggtttgcgaactatttttggaagctgaatgtccaatggggcttccgattagctgcaggagcttcctgcagccaatcagaagctgcattttggaagtcgaacagacttccggaacggattctgttcgacttccaaggtatgactgtactatgttTCTTTAGTCTAACTTCTAAGATTGCCTTACCTGACttccaaaactaaaaaaaaaaaaacaaagagtgCAAGTTACCAGTTCTGGAGTAAATTTCTTCTCTGCAAGCCAGTTTGTCAGGTACTCCAAGACGCTGGTTACcgttgccttttaagaacaaGAGAAGCAGTTATGAAGAAGGGTTTTCTGCCACTAATGTTTCTATATAGCCCTTGCATTATTAGAAAACATGTAACAAGTATATTAGATATTTTATACCACAtgcagggaatctgtggccctccaagttgtgcgtggattccagctcccatacACCCCAGCTAGCATGGAAGGATGCAGGTTCTTAACTGACATGCACAAATGCTAAGGATAATCAAGGAAGCAAATGGCTAAATGGATCACAATTAACCTGTTTTGAATACACATGCAAAGCCACCCTGTAGTGACAACACATGTTCGTAACTTCTGCTGCTATGAAATAGTTGCTGtacagcagtggtggggaacctctagcccagggtttcccaaacttgggtctccagctgtttttggactacaactcccatcatccctagctagcaggaccagtggtcgaggatgaTGGAAACAGTagtccaaaaaaaacaaaaaaaacaacaacaacagctggaaaccaaagtttggaaaaccctgtgtCTAACCCACAGGGCTCATTAGGTCCACCAGGCGTCGGAGGTTGGCATTCTTCTGCAGCCAAAGTAAGTCCTTTTTGAATTTGAAATAGGGTGCTTTCTCCCACCACCCTGCAGAGGGAGtgaggaagaggagtttggatttgatatctcgctttatcactaccctaaggagtctcaaagcagctaacaatctcctttcccttcctcccccacaacaaacactctgtgaagtgagtgaggctgagagacttcagagaagtatgactagcccaaggtcacccagcagctgcatgtgggggagcGGGGGAGCGaacccgattcaccagattatgagtccactgctcttaactactacaccacaccggct
The nucleotide sequence above comes from Zootoca vivipara chromosome 1, rZooViv1.1, whole genome shotgun sequence. Encoded proteins:
- the TRAPPC6B gene encoding trafficking protein particle complex subunit 6B gives rise to the protein MNKSEMADEALFLLLHNEMVTGLYRAAEQGDGENGRCITKLENMGFRVGQGLIERFTKDTARFKDELDIMKFICKDFWTTVFKKQIDNLRTNHQGIYVLQDNKFRLLTQMSAGKQYLEHAPKYLAFTCGLIRGALSNLGIKSIVTAEVSTMPACKFQVMIQKI